One genomic region from Gammaproteobacteria bacterium encodes:
- a CDS encoding AAA family ATPase, with the protein MLQMKGYAIVEKIYHGATTEAYRAVRLEDNKKVILKSTASDHPTTKELATLQHEYSLLKKLDLSGVVRAEGLITHENTTILVLEDIQGITLAQFLNSRPVDLTLFFRIAKQLIQIVASLHQHHIIHKDINPHNIIIEPHSLVTKLIDLSISTEIFEKVETQLSPYTLEGNIAYVSPEQTGRMNRSLDYRTDFYSLGVTFFQMLTGALPFQASDPVEWVHCHIAKIPPLATSINPNIPEMVSLIIGKLLEKIPEDRYSSTTSLQLDINECSQQWERKKSIDIFSLRQRISSGQLYISQKLYGRDDQVESLLGAFERTTRGVSELLLVSGYSGIGKTSLIQEVHKPIVRQHGYFISGKFDQLKRSIPYSAIIQACQSLIKQLLTEPDARLIALKQEIIAVLGINGNIIINILPELELIIGPQPPVVELQPSEAQNRFTMVFEDFFRIFTKADHPLVMFLDDLQWADNASLLLIEHILTDVKSHYLLVIGAYRDTEVKGDHILMKMQQNIMEVGIATQTIQLSNLTLTDVEHLVADTLHQDILRIQPLVKLIYSKTHGNPFFITQILKVLYQEELLVFSHELNTWQWDIKKIESLAVTDNVIDLTIARLQKLPIVAQENLKLASCIGSQFDLQTLSIVSQQSLKELALSFIPALTEGLIKNLGTTYRQADLNNSEKDGTVEKIEYQFIHDRVQQAAYDLMSEGVRKQTHLYIARLLLKDANIETNEQKIFEILQHYNKSLDLITDKDEKLQVARLNLIAAQNAKRSIAYQFALSYITAGIDLLTEADWETDYQLLFNLYRERSECAYLVGQHEDAEKYFDILLNHAKTNLEKADIYTIKVILYANRHQHEKSLETGINALELLGIKLPRHPNSFHVIKEILYITAKLFFVDVANLYKTLKEAHNPETIVSSHILMEMGPAAYIANPKFLALMASKRIVINLKDGYCRYSITAYMTYALIIMTRFQHYNKTFEFVTLAGKLADKSNHLPTLSRYYATLVLWFAHWRYPYAECIHLARKSYQLAFDAGDVLFAGYSQMVLTALQFLTAMPLAELLKAIDVMNETLHRIQDVGFYQFGLLFKTTVLYWQGQTNLTMEEIRQLILSSEKNESQTVAMMTHEIFSNLAFTFGHYDLALQSIIKAFSLRPYVLGLVWNQELYMLYALILARKYKEVSAKEQKSYRKTYKSLLKQVKIWNKQCPQNMEYKYLLMQAEWERINGNMTKAAELFDLAIVSTQEGGFTQFIALTNELAAFFYLELGKTKFAKIYMVEAHYNYLRWGAIAKAKQIEQAYPDWFIVQKQALELSVDTVSSSTLNPVLLDFISVLKATQAISSEIVLDNLLRQMIYIVLENAGAERGLIILENTDTLVVAAEGYANNKDVKLLQNVPLNERNDLPTKLIAYVKNSHEEVVISNASADGRFMGDPYIMTKQPKSILCIPIMKQKNLIGILYLENNLVEDAFKKELLQVLNLLATQAAISLENARLYSASEHFVPRAFLQQLNKTSLVNVKIGDSVYCERSIMFCDIRGFTRFSEGITPNEVFQFVNKFFAEMEPIIGQYRGFIDKYIGDAIMALFENPDSAIQAAIAMKLQLVKFNKQLQAAGALTIDIGIGINTGELILGIIGNATRMEGTVIGHAVNTASRIEDLTKQYKVSLLITEDTEKKLMYPQHYALRLIDNVIVRGQSSAIGIFEVCAVDSPVVRNHKINCIETFNDARQFYIEKNYSKALELFQSCLKPDILDTVVNLYIEKCRAALLDPSDEKKIITH; encoded by the coding sequence ATGCTACAAATGAAAGGCTACGCGATTGTTGAAAAAATTTACCACGGGGCAACAACCGAAGCCTATCGAGCAGTGCGTCTTGAAGATAATAAGAAAGTTATCCTTAAATCAACCGCCTCTGATCATCCAACGACCAAAGAATTGGCGACCTTGCAGCATGAATATTCATTATTAAAGAAATTAGACTTATCAGGCGTGGTACGTGCCGAAGGATTAATCACGCATGAAAATACCACGATCTTAGTATTAGAAGACATTCAAGGCATTACCCTTGCGCAATTTTTAAATTCACGTCCCGTGGATCTCACTTTATTTTTTCGAATTGCAAAACAGTTAATCCAAATTGTGGCTTCTCTTCATCAACACCACATTATTCATAAAGATATTAATCCCCATAACATTATCATTGAGCCGCATTCGCTGGTAACTAAACTCATTGACTTAAGTATCTCAACTGAAATTTTTGAAAAAGTTGAAACGCAATTGAGCCCTTATACTCTTGAAGGCAACATTGCCTATGTCTCGCCAGAGCAAACGGGAAGAATGAACCGCTCGCTTGATTACCGTACTGACTTTTATTCCTTAGGGGTCACCTTTTTTCAAATGTTAACAGGGGCACTCCCCTTTCAGGCTTCAGACCCTGTTGAATGGGTTCACTGTCACATTGCTAAAATTCCTCCCCTTGCAACGAGTATCAATCCAAATATTCCAGAAATGGTTTCATTGATTATTGGTAAGTTATTAGAAAAGATTCCCGAAGATCGTTACAGTTCAACCACGAGTTTACAACTGGACATTAATGAATGTAGCCAGCAATGGGAAAGAAAAAAATCGATTGATATTTTTTCCTTACGCCAGCGCATTTCATCTGGTCAATTATATATTTCACAGAAACTTTATGGTCGGGACGATCAAGTTGAAAGTTTATTAGGTGCATTTGAAAGAACGACGCGCGGGGTTAGCGAATTGTTACTTGTTTCGGGGTACTCCGGAATTGGTAAAACATCCTTAATTCAAGAAGTCCATAAACCTATCGTACGACAACATGGTTATTTTATTAGTGGTAAATTCGATCAACTAAAACGAAGCATTCCTTATAGCGCAATCATTCAAGCGTGCCAATCGTTAATCAAACAATTGCTCACAGAACCTGATGCTCGCTTAATTGCACTTAAGCAAGAAATCATTGCGGTACTGGGTATCAATGGTAATATTATTATTAACATCTTACCCGAACTCGAATTAATCATTGGTCCACAGCCCCCGGTTGTAGAATTACAACCCTCCGAAGCACAAAACCGTTTCACGATGGTGTTTGAAGATTTCTTTCGCATCTTCACTAAAGCCGATCATCCGTTGGTTATGTTTTTAGATGATTTACAGTGGGCTGATAATGCCTCACTTCTCTTGATTGAACATATTTTAACAGATGTTAAAAGTCATTATTTATTAGTGATTGGTGCTTATCGAGATACGGAAGTCAAAGGCGATCACATTTTAATGAAAATGCAGCAGAATATTATGGAAGTTGGAATTGCCACGCAAACCATTCAATTAAGTAATTTAACGCTTACTGATGTCGAACATTTAGTAGCAGATACATTGCACCAAGATATTTTACGTATCCAACCTTTAGTAAAATTAATTTATAGCAAAACGCATGGCAATCCGTTTTTTATCACCCAAATTCTTAAAGTACTTTATCAAGAAGAATTGTTAGTTTTTTCGCATGAGTTAAATACCTGGCAATGGGATATAAAGAAAATTGAAAGCTTAGCGGTTACGGACAACGTTATTGATTTGACCATTGCTCGCTTACAAAAATTACCCATAGTCGCCCAAGAAAATTTAAAGTTAGCATCGTGTATTGGTAGTCAATTTGATTTACAAACTTTATCTATTGTAAGCCAACAATCGTTAAAAGAATTAGCACTCAGCTTTATACCCGCTCTCACCGAAGGATTAATTAAAAATTTAGGGACTACTTATAGACAAGCTGATTTAAACAATAGTGAAAAGGATGGCACGGTTGAAAAAATTGAATATCAATTTATTCATGATCGCGTTCAACAAGCTGCCTATGACTTAATGTCTGAAGGTGTTCGCAAACAAACGCATTTGTATATTGCTCGCTTACTTTTAAAAGACGCTAATATTGAAACCAACGAACAAAAAATATTTGAAATATTACAGCACTACAATAAAAGTTTAGATTTAATTACTGACAAAGATGAAAAACTACAAGTTGCTCGTCTAAATTTAATCGCCGCACAAAATGCAAAGCGCTCAATAGCCTATCAATTTGCTTTAAGTTACATCACCGCAGGCATTGACCTCTTGACTGAAGCCGATTGGGAAACAGATTATCAGCTTTTATTTAATCTTTATCGTGAACGATCTGAATGTGCTTATTTAGTGGGTCAACATGAAGATGCAGAAAAATACTTCGATATTTTGTTAAATCATGCCAAAACAAATTTGGAAAAAGCGGATATTTATACGATTAAAGTTATTCTTTATGCAAATCGGCATCAACATGAAAAATCGCTTGAAACCGGCATTAATGCTTTAGAATTACTGGGTATTAAGTTACCGCGCCATCCTAATTCTTTTCATGTCATTAAAGAAATTCTTTATATCACCGCAAAACTTTTCTTTGTTGATGTTGCGAATTTATATAAAACATTAAAGGAAGCTCACAATCCTGAAACCATCGTCTCCAGCCATATCCTGATGGAGATGGGACCTGCTGCCTATATTGCCAATCCTAAATTTCTTGCTTTAATGGCGAGCAAACGTATTGTCATTAATTTAAAAGATGGATACTGCCGTTATTCTATTACAGCTTACATGACTTACGCTTTAATCATCATGACCCGTTTTCAACATTATAATAAAACGTTTGAGTTTGTCACTTTGGCAGGCAAGTTAGCTGATAAATCTAACCATTTACCGACCTTAAGTCGTTATTACGCCACTTTAGTATTGTGGTTTGCGCATTGGCGATATCCTTACGCGGAGTGCATTCATTTAGCGAGAAAATCTTATCAATTGGCTTTTGACGCGGGCGATGTTTTGTTTGCAGGTTATTCACAAATGGTACTCACTGCACTGCAATTTTTAACCGCTATGCCCTTGGCAGAACTTTTAAAAGCAATTGACGTAATGAATGAAACCCTACATCGCATTCAAGATGTGGGTTTTTATCAATTCGGCTTGTTATTTAAAACAACAGTACTTTATTGGCAAGGTCAAACCAACCTTACGATGGAAGAAATAAGGCAACTCATTTTATCATCAGAAAAAAATGAGTCACAAACAGTTGCAATGATGACTCATGAAATTTTTTCTAATTTGGCATTTACCTTTGGCCATTATGATTTAGCCCTGCAATCTATTATCAAGGCTTTTAGCCTGCGCCCTTATGTTTTAGGACTAGTCTGGAATCAAGAATTATACATGTTATATGCCTTAATTCTTGCGCGAAAATATAAAGAGGTTTCCGCGAAAGAACAAAAAAGTTATCGCAAAACTTATAAATCCTTATTGAAACAGGTGAAAATTTGGAACAAGCAATGCCCTCAAAATATGGAATATAAATATCTTTTAATGCAAGCAGAATGGGAACGCATCAATGGCAACATGACCAAAGCTGCTGAACTTTTTGATTTAGCAATTGTTTCCACACAAGAAGGTGGCTTCACACAATTTATTGCACTTACTAATGAGCTTGCGGCTTTCTTTTATCTTGAATTAGGCAAAACGAAATTTGCTAAAATTTACATGGTTGAGGCTCATTATAATTATCTTCGTTGGGGTGCCATTGCCAAAGCCAAACAGATTGAACAAGCCTATCCCGATTGGTTTATCGTGCAAAAACAAGCGCTAGAGCTATCCGTTGATACAGTTTCCTCAAGCACACTTAATCCAGTTTTATTAGATTTTATTTCTGTCTTGAAAGCCACACAAGCGATCTCAAGTGAGATTGTTTTAGATAATTTACTGCGTCAAATGATTTATATTGTTTTAGAAAATGCAGGTGCGGAACGGGGTTTAATTATTCTTGAAAATACTGATACTTTAGTGGTTGCAGCAGAAGGCTACGCGAATAATAAAGATGTTAAGCTATTACAAAACGTTCCCTTAAATGAGCGAAATGATCTCCCCACTAAATTAATTGCCTATGTGAAGAATTCTCATGAAGAAGTGGTCATTAGCAATGCAAGTGCTGATGGTAGATTTATGGGCGATCCTTACATTATGACCAAGCAGCCGAAATCAATTTTATGCATACCAATTATGAAACAGAAAAATTTAATTGGGATTTTATATTTAGAAAATAATTTAGTCGAAGACGCCTTTAAAAAAGAATTACTACAAGTCCTAAATTTATTAGCAACCCAAGCAGCCATCTCTTTAGAAAATGCCCGTCTTTATTCAGCAAGTGAGCATTTTGTGCCGCGCGCTTTTTTACAACAACTAAACAAAACAAGTTTGGTCAATGTAAAAATTGGTGACAGTGTATATTGTGAACGTTCTATTATGTTTTGCGACATTCGCGGTTTCACGCGGTTTTCTGAGGGAATAACACCCAATGAAGTATTTCAATTTGTTAATAAATTCTTTGCAGAAATGGAACCTATCATCGGACAGTATCGCGGCTTCATCGATAAGTATATTGGTGATGCCATCATGGCACTTTTTGAAAATCCTGATTCTGCCATTCAAGCTGCCATCGCAATGAAGCTTCAACTTGTCAAATTTAATAAACAATTACAAGCCGCGGGAGCCTTAACCATTGATATTGGTATTGGTATAAACACAGGAGAACTTATCTTAGGAATTATAGGCAACGCAACCCGCATGGAAGGTACCGTCATCGGTCATGCCGTCAATACTGCATCACGCATTGAAGACTTAACTAAGCAGTATAAAGTCTCACTACTCATTACCGAGGATACTGAAAAGAAATTAATGTACCCACAACACTACGCATTACGTTTAATTGATAATGTCATTGTGCGTGGGCAATCATCGGCTATTGGTATCTTTGAAGTATGTGCAGTAGATTCACCCGTGGTTCGTAACCATAAAATCAATTGTATTGAAACCTTCAATGACGCCAGACAATTTTATATTGAAAAAAATTATTCCAAAGCGTTAGAGTTATTTCAAAGCTGCTTGAAACCCGACATTCTTGACACTGTCGTCAACCTCTATATTGAAAAGTGTCGTGCCGCATTACTTGACCCGTCGGATGAAAAAAAGATCATTACGCATTAG
- the ribD gene encoding bifunctional diaminohydroxyphosphoribosylaminopyrimidine deaminase/5-amino-6-(5-phosphoribosylamino)uracil reductase RibD: protein MNTDRHHHYMLKALQLAERGRYSVSPNPMVGCVIVKNDCIVGEGFHLLAGSDHAEIIALKAAGESASGATVYVTLEPCPHQGATPPCTDALIAAKVKKVIIACQDPHTKVAGKGIAVLIAAGIEVIVGVNEEAARALNARFFHFITQRMPFVIAKWAMSLDGLTQTHVKDSRIISSPASHLDAHHLRHEVDAILVGANTARLDNPQLTTRLPNVKRQPLRIVLTMQSRLRPNLHLFQTPEEARTLVVTTPGNEPYYRALQLKGVEILSGPLDAAGKIDLIQFLKILGKRGISSLLIEGGRMTQESFFAEHLVNKVQVYVAPVIIASLSQKKPLINFSATQMGADVCFTGNIEGSHYV from the coding sequence ATGAATACTGACCGACATCATCATTACATGTTAAAAGCCTTGCAACTCGCGGAACGAGGGCGCTATTCAGTCTCCCCCAATCCCATGGTGGGTTGTGTTATTGTCAAAAATGATTGCATCGTCGGGGAAGGTTTTCACCTTTTAGCAGGTTCTGACCATGCCGAAATTATTGCGCTTAAAGCAGCGGGCGAGTCAGCGAGTGGTGCAACAGTTTATGTCACGCTTGAACCGTGTCCCCATCAGGGTGCGACCCCGCCATGTACTGACGCCCTCATTGCTGCCAAAGTAAAAAAAGTAATTATTGCTTGCCAGGATCCGCATACCAAAGTTGCAGGTAAAGGGATTGCCGTCCTTATTGCCGCTGGTATTGAAGTGATTGTTGGTGTGAATGAGGAAGCAGCCCGTGCATTAAATGCTCGCTTTTTTCATTTCATTACGCAACGTATGCCTTTTGTTATTGCAAAATGGGCAATGTCATTAGATGGTTTGACCCAAACCCATGTAAAAGATTCAAGAATCATTTCTTCCCCAGCATCGCATTTAGATGCTCATCACTTACGACATGAAGTTGATGCCATTCTTGTTGGAGCAAATACGGCGCGACTTGATAACCCGCAACTGACAACGCGTCTACCGAATGTTAAACGTCAACCTTTACGCATTGTGCTAACCATGCAAAGTCGACTCAGGCCAAATTTACATTTGTTCCAAACGCCTGAGGAAGCGCGCACGTTAGTCGTCACAACGCCTGGAAACGAACCATACTATCGCGCATTGCAATTAAAGGGGGTTGAGATTCTATCTGGTCCTCTCGACGCGGCGGGTAAGATTGACCTCATCCAATTTTTGAAAATTTTAGGGAAGCGCGGTATCAGTAGTCTGTTAATTGAAGGAGGCAGAATGACGCAAGAAAGTTTTTTTGCTGAGCATTTAGTTAATAAAGTCCAAGTTTATGTAGCGCCCGTTATCATTGCCTCGCTCTCACAAAAAAAACCGCTCATCAATTTTTCTGCCACTCAAATGGGCGCTGATGTTTGCTTCACAGGAAATATTGAGGGTAGTCATTATGTTTAG
- a CDS encoding riboflavin synthase, translating into MFSGIVETLGEIIHVEWLQDCMQLQVKPLQHWDDLQIGDSVSINGVCLTVTAFSLNSFSVTVVPETLRLTNLSELNQASLVNLERSLKVDGRIGGHNVQGHVDAIGKILELTRDGKNALLVKISCPAQLSKYIVDKGYITLDGMSITVIKATAHWFTVTFIPHTQAITIVKNYIVNQKINIEVDILGKYVEKLLGAVRYASTH; encoded by the coding sequence ATGTTTAGCGGTATTGTTGAAACACTGGGTGAAATTATTCACGTTGAATGGTTGCAAGATTGTATGCAATTGCAAGTCAAACCCTTGCAACATTGGGATGACTTGCAAATCGGCGATAGCGTAAGTATTAACGGCGTTTGTCTTACGGTAACAGCTTTTAGTCTCAATTCATTTTCAGTGACCGTGGTGCCTGAAACTTTACGTTTAACTAATTTAAGCGAACTAAATCAAGCATCACTTGTCAATTTGGAGCGTTCGCTCAAAGTGGATGGTCGTATTGGTGGACATAATGTACAAGGCCATGTTGATGCAATCGGTAAAATTTTGGAGTTAACACGAGATGGAAAAAATGCGCTTTTGGTCAAGATAAGTTGTCCTGCGCAACTCAGTAAATACATTGTGGATAAGGGTTATATCACTTTAGATGGTATGAGTATTACGGTCATTAAAGCGACTGCGCATTGGTTTACAGTGACTTTCATTCCGCATACGCAAGCCATCACGATTGTAAAAAATTACATCGTTAATCAAAAAATTAATATTGAAGTCGATATTTTAGGTAAATACGTTGAAAAATTATTGGGAGCGGTCCGTTATGCAAGCACACATTAA
- the ribB gene encoding 3,4-dihydroxy-2-butanone-4-phosphate synthase, with protein sequence MQAHIKRVEAAMDALKKGKMVILTDHHDRENEGDLIFAAEFATAENVNFMLRHGSGVVCLALPRQHLQKLNLPLMVPLNESRQGTGFTISIEARSGITTGVSAVDRAHTILTAISETSVAEDLVRPGHVFPLQAQDHGVLERAGHTEGSIDLVRMAGLTPAAVLCEVMNSDGTMTHGEQLEVFSQDHDIMRLSIEDVIVYRYAHENLIATEASATLPLESFGEFKITAIEEKITGKEHIVLTKPSKNAKDATLVRIHSSCVTGDLFASQRCDCRQQLLYSLEEISKVGGVLIYLSQEGRGIGILNKIKAYSLQEKGMDTIEANECLGFQADGRHYYIAANVLKNLNITQVKLLTNNPAKLAYLKLCGIDQVEQIPLPAFCNPQNQHYLQTKIQKMNHTFANDFLHQINGV encoded by the coding sequence ATGCAAGCACACATTAAGCGCGTTGAAGCTGCAATGGATGCATTAAAAAAAGGAAAAATGGTTATTCTCACGGATCATCATGATCGGGAAAATGAGGGTGATTTGATTTTTGCGGCAGAATTTGCAACCGCTGAAAATGTTAACTTTATGCTGCGTCATGGAAGCGGTGTCGTATGCTTAGCTCTACCGCGTCAACACCTTCAAAAATTGAACTTACCTTTAATGGTTCCCCTTAATGAAAGTCGACAGGGCACAGGCTTTACCATTTCAATTGAAGCGCGGTCAGGTATCACCACAGGCGTCTCAGCTGTCGATCGTGCCCACACCATTTTAACGGCCATTAGCGAAACTTCTGTTGCTGAAGATTTAGTTCGCCCGGGCCATGTTTTCCCATTACAAGCACAAGATCATGGCGTCTTAGAGCGAGCCGGTCATACCGAAGGCTCCATTGATTTGGTACGCATGGCAGGTTTAACCCCAGCAGCTGTATTGTGTGAAGTTATGAATTCAGATGGCACGATGACACATGGCGAGCAACTCGAAGTCTTTAGCCAAGACCATGACATCATGAGGTTATCGATTGAAGATGTGATTGTGTATCGTTATGCACATGAAAATTTAATTGCAACCGAAGCAAGCGCTACCTTGCCACTCGAGTCGTTTGGCGAATTTAAAATTACGGCCATCGAAGAAAAGATTACGGGGAAAGAACACATTGTTTTAACCAAACCGAGTAAAAACGCAAAGGACGCAACCCTTGTTCGTATCCACTCATCTTGCGTAACGGGCGATTTATTTGCCTCACAACGTTGTGATTGTCGTCAACAATTATTGTATTCCTTAGAAGAGATTAGCAAAGTCGGCGGTGTCTTGATTTATCTCAGCCAAGAAGGTCGAGGTATTGGTATTCTTAACAAAATTAAAGCTTACTCTTTGCAAGAAAAAGGCATGGATACAATTGAAGCGAATGAATGTTTAGGCTTCCAAGCAGACGGGCGCCACTACTACATTGCAGCAAATGTCTTAAAAAATTTAAATATTACTCAGGTAAAGTTACTTACCAATAATCCAGCTAAGTTAGCTTACTTAAAGCTTTGCGGAATTGATCAAGTTGAGCAAATACCACTTCCGGCTTTTTGTAATCCTCAAAATCAACATTATTTACAAACTAAAATTCAGAAAATGAATCATACGTTTGCGAATGATTTTTTACATCAAATAAATGGAGTGTAA
- a CDS encoding 6,7-dimethyl-8-ribityllumazine synthase encodes MPYKNAQFAIVVSDFNRDITSKLLEGAIQHLAEKEIATSQIKIVHVPGAVEVPLIAKRLAEQKKYDAIICLGCVIRGDTDHYQYVCAQVSEGCQQVMLQYNLPVIFGVLTTQNEAQALARVGGSEGHKGIEAAMAAIDMINVLHELN; translated from the coding sequence ATGCCTTATAAAAATGCGCAATTTGCCATTGTGGTCAGTGATTTTAATCGTGATATTACTTCAAAACTTTTAGAAGGGGCTATTCAACATTTGGCAGAAAAAGAAATTGCAACAAGTCAAATTAAAATAGTGCATGTGCCAGGTGCGGTCGAAGTTCCATTGATTGCAAAACGTTTAGCAGAGCAAAAAAAATATGATGCAATTATTTGCTTAGGCTGTGTTATCAGAGGTGATACCGATCACTACCAATATGTTTGTGCGCAAGTCAGTGAAGGATGTCAGCAAGTCATGCTGCAGTATAATCTTCCTGTTATTTTTGGTGTTCTTACGACGCAAAATGAAGCGCAAGCATTGGCGCGCGTCGGTGGAAGTGAGGGGCATAAAGGAATAGAAGCGGCAATGGCTGCGATTGATATGATTAATGTCCTGCATGAGCTTAATTAG